Proteins encoded together in one Williamwhitmania sp. window:
- a CDS encoding metallophosphoesterase, whose product MVSKMKLLMLSDVHQFGGKWRQLFDAVVAKKPKITAIAGDLYPKDKGIRCQVNFIPKLRKYAEKIREYSELVFITGNDDNSLTLPAIEQGEKDGLWHCVNDKVARIKGLDFAGCPWVPDYPFGYKYWTTRESPECSRICPTQYGDPVILNENNKWETINDLKTYFRSKKSILEHLEETAEKIEDPKRTIWLIHAPPANLGLDVCAHGERVGSYAILKFLKDFQPLLSFHGHIHESPEYNGHKWVQKLDNTFCVQPGQLDRKLYYVEVEIVKGKISGMKHSIYGESRYEFS is encoded by the coding sequence ATGGTAAGTAAAATGAAATTGTTGATGTTATCAGATGTTCATCAGTTTGGCGGAAAGTGGCGACAGCTTTTTGATGCTGTTGTAGCCAAAAAGCCAAAAATAACTGCTATTGCTGGAGACTTATATCCCAAAGATAAAGGTATACGTTGTCAGGTCAATTTTATACCCAAACTGAGGAAATATGCTGAAAAAATTCGAGAGTATTCAGAATTAGTCTTTATAACAGGCAATGACGATAACAGCTTAACCTTACCAGCTATCGAGCAAGGTGAAAAAGATGGATTATGGCATTGTGTAAATGATAAAGTTGCTCGTATAAAAGGTCTTGATTTTGCCGGATGTCCTTGGGTTCCAGATTACCCATTTGGATATAAGTATTGGACTACAAGAGAGTCGCCAGAATGTTCACGAATATGTCCTACTCAATATGGCGATCCTGTTATCCTAAATGAAAATAACAAGTGGGAAACAATTAATGATCTCAAAACATACTTCCGTAGCAAAAAATCTATTCTAGAGCATCTGGAGGAGACAGCTGAGAAAATCGAAGACCCAAAAAGGACTATTTGGTTGATTCATGCCCCGCCAGCAAATCTTGGATTAGATGTTTGCGCTCATGGTGAAAGAGTTGGAAGTTATGCTATACTGAAGTTCCTAAAGGATTTTCAGCCATTACTTTCATTTCATGGCCATATTCATGAGTCGCCAGAGTATAATGGTCACAAATGGGTACAGAAACTAGATAATACATTTTGCGTACAACCCGGACAACTTGATAGGAAACTATACTATGTTGAGGTTGAAATAGTAAAAGGTAAAATAAGCGGTATGAAACATTCGATATACGGAGAGTCTAGATATGAATTTTCCTAA